AATCCCATTCATTCTACCTACCAATGTTCCGATGAATAATGTAAATCCTAAACTTGCTATAAATATTCCATGTATCTTAAGTATCGTAGCAGGAACCTTCACCTTTTGATACCTTCTGTACGAGTGACTAGCAGTCCTGAGACCAAAGCAAAGATTTCCAATGTGATAAACAGTAAATGAATACATAAACTCAAATGAAAAGTCTCTATTCCCATTGCATTGACAACTAGTGGTTTAAAAAGTGCTAGTGTTGATAATGGTACAAGATGAGCTGCAATTCCAAGTAAATCAGATGGCCAAATTGATTGACCATTGGCACCAACAATGAGAACAATCCCAATTAAAGACATCAGCAGATAAGCCTGCCAAAGTCCAATTTCTGAAGTTGGATTCGTATATAAAAAGTGAAATGGCCCTAAATTTTCTGTAATCGTGGATCGATAAGAAACACTCGCATTTACTAATGCAAGTAAAATCAAACAAATTCCATGAATCCGTAAAATAGTGACTGGAAACTTTTCCCAAAATGTCTTTCTCATATATCCTCCAATCCTAAAAACCCAACTTTGTGAATATGTATACTAATTTAGTATTTTCAGTATACTGTCAAGTTTTTTTGCTTTCCGTTTTGATCGATTCAAGTTTTAAAGGAAAGGATGAAAGAAGAACTAGTCAGAAATGCTGTTACAATACTAAAGGAGCAAGGATTTGAGGAGTTATCCGCTATTTCAATCAGTGCTGCCTGTGGAGTAAGTAAGCGAACTTTTTACAAAACATTCAATGGATTGGACGAATTTTTAGATTTACTCATGGAAATTATCTGTGCAGAAGTTCGTCAGGAATTTGATAAGTACCTAGTTACTTCTTTGGAATTAAACCAAGAGAAAATTGAAGAGTTCTTTTCGATTATGCCACGACTCTTTGGTAGACATTTTGAATCATTTATGGTTCATTTATTGAAAATTCGACCTGATTTAGTGAAAAAATTTTTAGTATTTCGAAAAACAGAATTTAAAAAAATAGCAGAAAAAATCATTTCTGTAAATGTTAAAAATGTCAAAAAGCGAAAAATCAGCCAACTTGTCGCAACTGACAT
This genomic interval from Leptospira limi contains the following:
- a CDS encoding TetR/AcrR family transcriptional regulator, which codes for MKEELVRNAVTILKEQGFEELSAISISAACGVSKRTFYKTFNGLDEFLDLLMEIICAEVRQEFDKYLVTSLELNQEKIEEFFSIMPRLFGRHFESFMVHLLKIRPDLVKKFLVFRKTEFKKIAEKIISVNVKNVKKRKISQLVATDILQVLVDQIATPQYLVESGESMKTVANSILQIYLYGIYGS